One Rhodospirillales bacterium DNA segment encodes these proteins:
- a CDS encoding Nramp family divalent metal transporter translates to MHTRTNALSRIRFALRLPTTATAPFCPSEVRGSVAVAASAPLRTRLAAFVGPGLLVAVGYMDPGNWATDIEAGARFGYDLLFIVALTCLAAMLLQTLALRLGIASGRDLAQVCRDRYGPRTRILLWLMAEGAIIATDIAEVLGSALAIKLLFGLPMQIGILLTGLDMLLVLGLKGRGFRQVEAIILGLVATIGLCFFAELVLAPPDTSLLAAGLVPEVNRLEQPGALLLAIGILGATVMPHNLYLHSSIVQTRRIGNGDAGKRAAIRLTTLDMVGSLLLATVINGAILVLAASAFHASGNANVADIADAHELLTPITGAAAAGVLFAVALFTSGQSSTFTGTIAGQIVLEGFLDIKIPCWQRRLVTRVIAILPALGGIWLLGEDSVGKLLVLTQVALSLQLPFALWPLIRSTSDARIMGPFASGRGVAAVAWLLFAVISAANLWLVIEAFA, encoded by the coding sequence ATGCACACCCGGACCAACGCTCTCAGCCGAATCCGTTTCGCCCTGCGCCTGCCGACAACAGCGACCGCTCCGTTTTGTCCCAGCGAGGTGCGTGGCAGCGTCGCCGTCGCCGCCTCCGCCCCGCTGCGCACCCGCCTCGCCGCATTCGTCGGCCCGGGCCTCCTCGTTGCCGTCGGCTACATGGACCCCGGAAACTGGGCGACCGACATCGAGGCCGGCGCCCGCTTCGGCTACGATCTGCTGTTCATCGTCGCGCTCACCTGTCTGGCGGCGATGCTGTTGCAGACGCTCGCCCTGCGCCTCGGCATCGCCTCCGGGCGCGACCTCGCCCAGGTGTGCCGCGACCGTTACGGACCGAGAACGCGCATCCTGCTGTGGCTGATGGCTGAAGGCGCGATCATCGCCACCGATATCGCCGAGGTCTTGGGCTCGGCGCTGGCGATCAAGCTGCTGTTCGGTCTGCCTATGCAGATCGGCATTCTCCTCACCGGTCTCGATATGCTGCTGGTGCTGGGGCTGAAGGGGCGCGGCTTTCGCCAGGTCGAGGCGATCATCCTCGGACTTGTCGCAACGATCGGGCTCTGTTTTTTCGCCGAACTCGTCCTTGCGCCACCGGACACGAGCCTGCTGGCGGCCGGTCTCGTGCCCGAGGTCAACCGCCTGGAACAGCCGGGAGCGCTGTTGCTGGCAATCGGCATTCTTGGTGCCACGGTAATGCCGCACAATCTCTACCTCCATTCCTCGATCGTGCAGACACGCCGTATCGGCAACGGCGACGCGGGCAAGCGCGCGGCGATCCGTTTAACCACGCTCGATATGGTCGGCTCGTTGCTGCTGGCGACGGTGATTAACGGTGCGATCCTCGTTCTCGCCGCCTCGGCGTTTCACGCCAGCGGTAACGCGAACGTTGCCGACATCGCCGACGCGCACGAGTTACTGACGCCGATCACCGGCGCGGCCGCGGCGGGTGTGCTGTTTGCCGTCGCCCTGTTCACCTCGGGTCAGAGTTCGACCTTCACCGGCACGATCGCCGGCCAGATCGTTCTCGAGGGCTTTCTCGATATCAAGATCCCCTGCTGGCAACGCCGTCTCGTCACCCGTGTCATCGCCATTCTCCCCGCCCTGGGCGGCATCTGGCTGTTGGGCGAAGACTCGGTCGGCAAGCTGCTGGTGCTGACGCAGGTGGCGCTCTCGCTGCAGTTGCCGTTCGCTTTGTGGCCGCTGATCCGTTCGACCAGCGATGCGCGGATCATGGGCCCGTTCGCCAGCGGGCGTGGCGTCGCCGCCGTCGCCTGGCTGCTGTTCGCGGTGATCTCCGCGGCCAATCTGTGGCTGGTCATCGAGGCTTTCGCTTAA
- a CDS encoding branched-chain amino acid ABC transporter permease: protein MSSERSQRLVLLVLLALGLVAPFVLYPVFLMKALCFALFACAYNLLIGYVGLISFGHAAFFGIAAYATGHAAKVWGLPTELALLTGTAAAAALGLVFGWLAIRRQGIYFAMVTLALAQMVFFFCVQAPFTHGEDGIQAIPRGTLLGVIDLNNQLVLYYFVYVVFVLSFLILRRTVNSPFGQILTALRENEARAVSLGYRADQYKLVAFVLSAAFSGLAGAMITIVFQLAALNSVHWHLSGEVVLMTLMGGMGTLLGPVAGALLLVAIQNYFAQVGAWSTIIQGAIFVVCVLVFRRGIVGEIEAWRQRRAAASKPRD from the coding sequence ATGTCCTCGGAACGCAGCCAGCGCCTCGTTCTGCTCGTTCTGCTCGCGCTCGGCCTCGTCGCGCCGTTCGTGCTCTATCCCGTTTTTTTGATGAAGGCGCTGTGCTTTGCGCTTTTTGCCTGCGCCTATAACCTTTTGATCGGCTACGTCGGTCTGATCAGCTTCGGCCACGCGGCGTTCTTTGGTATCGCCGCCTATGCGACCGGCCACGCCGCCAAGGTCTGGGGCCTGCCGACCGAACTCGCCCTGTTGACAGGAACCGCCGCCGCCGCCGCTCTCGGTCTTGTCTTCGGTTGGCTGGCCATACGCCGGCAGGGCATCTACTTCGCCATGGTGACCCTGGCGCTGGCGCAGATGGTGTTCTTCTTCTGCGTGCAGGCGCCGTTCACTCACGGCGAGGACGGCATCCAGGCGATCCCGCGCGGAACGCTGTTGGGCGTGATCGACCTGAACAACCAGCTGGTCCTTTACTATTTCGTCTACGTTGTCTTCGTTCTCTCCTTCCTGATCTTGCGGCGCACGGTCAACTCGCCGTTCGGCCAGATCCTCACAGCCCTGCGCGAGAACGAGGCGCGCGCCGTTTCGCTCGGATACCGGGCGGATCAGTATAAGCTCGTCGCCTTCGTTCTCTCGGCGGCCTTCTCTGGACTGGCCGGCGCGATGATCACCATCGTCTTTCAGCTCGCGGCGCTGAACAGCGTGCACTGGCACCTGTCCGGGGAGGTGGTGCTGATGACGCTGATGGGTGGCATGGGCACGTTGCTCGGCCCGGTCGCGGGTGCGCTCCTTCTCGTCGCCATCCAGAACTACTTCGCCCAGGTCGGGGCGTGGTCGACGATCATCCAGGGCGCCATCTTCGTCGTCTGCGTCCTCGTGTTCCGGCGGGGAATTGTGGGTGAAATCGAGGCCTGGCGGCAACGGCGCGCGGCGGCATCGAAACCGCGCGACTGA
- a CDS encoding ABC transporter ATP-binding protein: MAEPVPLLEVADLQAFYGESHVLHGAGFVVGEGEVVTLLGRNGAGKTTIMRSIIGILAQRRGSIRYEGRETIGLPSNRIARLGIAYCPEERGIFSSLTVLENLLLPPVVRNGGLRVEEIYALFPNLKERRASQGTKLSGGEQQMLAIGRILRTGARLLLFDEPTEGLAPVIVQEIGAVIRSLKRRGLTILLVEQNFHFASTVADRHYVVEHGKVVDMIANDELAANQGKLQGYLGV, from the coding sequence ATGGCTGAGCCGGTGCCGTTGCTGGAGGTCGCTGACCTGCAGGCGTTCTACGGTGAATCGCATGTGCTGCACGGCGCCGGGTTCGTCGTTGGCGAGGGCGAGGTGGTGACCCTGCTTGGCCGCAACGGTGCCGGCAAAACGACGATCATGCGCTCGATCATCGGCATTCTCGCCCAGCGGCGCGGCTCGATCCGCTATGAGGGACGGGAGACCATCGGTCTGCCGTCGAACCGCATCGCCCGCCTCGGTATCGCTTACTGCCCGGAGGAGCGCGGCATCTTCTCCAGCCTAACCGTGCTCGAAAACCTGTTGCTGCCGCCAGTCGTTCGCAACGGAGGCCTTCGCGTCGAGGAAATCTACGCGTTGTTCCCCAATCTCAAGGAGCGCCGGGCGAGCCAGGGAACGAAGCTGTCCGGTGGCGAGCAGCAGATGCTGGCGATCGGACGCATCCTGCGCACCGGAGCTAGGCTCTTACTGTTCGATGAGCCGACCGAGGGCCTTGCGCCGGTGATCGTCCAGGAGATCGGCGCCGTGATCCGCAGCTTGAAGCGGCGCGGTCTGACCATTCTTCTCGTCGAACAGAACTTCCACTTCGCGTCCACCGTCGCCGACCGGCACTACGTCGTCGAGCACGGCAAGGTCGTCGATATGATCGCCAACGATGAATTGGCGGCCAACCAGGGCAAGCTGCAAGGGTATCTGGGTGTATAA
- a CDS encoding ABC transporter substrate-binding protein, with product MRKGLAGVALAVLTVTSAFGQVSGDVVKLGVLNDQSGVYADLAGPGSVVAAKMAVEDFGGKVLGKPIEVIFADHQNKPDVATPIVNQWIDVDNVDAIVDVPTSSVALAVQEITKNKNRIHLNSTAGTSDLTGKACSPTGIHWTYDTYALANSTGKALTKDGGDTWYFIVADYAFGHALEKDTSAAVESAGGKVLGAVNAPFPNQDFSSFLLQAQSSGAKVIGLANAGGDMINAIKQAHEFGITDAGQRLAGLLVFISDINSLGLETTKGLVLTTGFYWDRNDETRAWSKRFAERNEGRMPTMVQAGVYSAVAHYLKAIAAAGTDEAKAVMAKMREIPVNDFFAKNGRVRADGRMVHDMYLVQVKTPAESKYPWDYYKILRVVPGDEAYRPMDQGNCPLVAK from the coding sequence CTGCGTAAGGGTCTGGCCGGCGTGGCGCTTGCCGTATTGACGGTAACCAGCGCGTTCGGACAGGTATCGGGTGATGTCGTCAAGCTCGGCGTTCTCAACGATCAGTCGGGCGTTTATGCCGACCTCGCCGGTCCGGGGTCGGTCGTGGCGGCAAAGATGGCGGTGGAGGATTTCGGCGGCAAGGTCCTCGGCAAGCCAATCGAGGTGATCTTCGCCGACCACCAGAACAAGCCCGACGTGGCGACGCCGATCGTCAACCAGTGGATCGACGTTGATAACGTCGATGCCATCGTCGATGTTCCGACCTCGTCGGTGGCGCTCGCCGTTCAGGAAATCACCAAGAACAAGAACCGCATTCACCTCAATTCGACCGCCGGCACCTCGGATCTCACCGGCAAGGCCTGCTCGCCGACCGGCATTCACTGGACGTACGATACCTATGCGCTCGCCAACAGCACCGGCAAGGCCTTGACCAAGGACGGCGGCGATACCTGGTACTTTATCGTCGCCGATTACGCCTTTGGTCACGCCCTGGAGAAGGACACCTCGGCGGCGGTGGAATCGGCAGGCGGCAAGGTGCTGGGCGCGGTGAATGCGCCGTTTCCCAACCAGGATTTTTCCTCTTTCCTTTTGCAGGCTCAGTCCTCCGGCGCGAAAGTCATCGGTCTCGCCAACGCCGGCGGCGACATGATCAACGCCATCAAGCAGGCGCACGAATTCGGCATTACCGACGCGGGGCAGCGGCTCGCCGGCCTGCTCGTGTTCATTTCCGACATCAACAGTCTGGGACTGGAGACGACCAAAGGCCTCGTTTTGACCACCGGCTTTTACTGGGATCGCAACGACGAGACCCGTGCGTGGTCGAAGCGCTTTGCCGAACGCAATGAAGGACGGATGCCGACGATGGTGCAGGCGGGCGTTTATTCGGCGGTCGCTCACTATCTCAAGGCGATCGCGGCCGCCGGCACCGACGAGGCCAAGGCGGTGATGGCGAAGATGCGGGAAATCCCGGTCAACGATTTCTTCGCCAAGAACGGGCGGGTTCGCGCCGACGGGCGCATGGTGCACGACATGTACCTTGTCCAGGTCAAGACACCGGCGGAATCGAAGTATCCGTGGGATTATTACAAGATTCTGCGGGTCGTTCCCGGTGACGAGGCTTATCGGCCGATGGATCAGGGCAATTGCCCGCTGGTTGCGAAATAG
- the cobO gene encoding cob(I)yrinic acid a,c-diamide adenosyltransferase, protein MSEHEPAVDEDLVRRHAEKMAKKKAAREKILATKTEERGLVIVHTGKGKGKTTAAMGMAARCVGHGMKVGIVQFVKGVWETGERRVLEHFPELCVMRAMGEGFTWDTQDLKRDIAAARAAFETAKEMIADSSFRMVILDELNIVLRYGYLPLDEVLEALRNKPRDLHVVVTGRNAKEELIEAADLVTEMNLVKHPFRSGVKAQAGIEF, encoded by the coding sequence ATGAGCGAACACGAACCAGCGGTCGACGAGGATCTCGTGCGCCGTCACGCCGAGAAGATGGCGAAGAAAAAGGCGGCACGGGAGAAGATTCTCGCGACCAAGACCGAAGAGCGCGGGTTGGTGATCGTCCATACCGGCAAGGGCAAGGGCAAGACCACCGCGGCGATGGGCATGGCCGCGCGCTGCGTCGGCCATGGCATGAAGGTTGGCATCGTCCAGTTCGTCAAGGGCGTCTGGGAAACCGGCGAGCGCCGGGTGCTCGAGCACTTTCCTGAATTATGCGTGATGCGGGCGATGGGCGAGGGCTTCACCTGGGATACGCAAGACCTCAAGCGCGACATCGCCGCGGCGCGTGCCGCGTTTGAAACGGCCAAGGAGATGATCGCCGATTCGTCGTTTCGCATGGTGATTCTCGACGAGTTGAACATCGTCCTGCGCTACGGCTATCTGCCACTGGACGAGGTGCTGGAGGCGCTGAGGAACAAACCCCGCGATCTGCACGTTGTCGTGACCGGCCGTAACGCCAAGGAAGAGTTGATTGAAGCCGCCGATCTCGTCACCGAAATGAATCTTGTCAAGCATCCGTTCCGTAGTGGCGTCAAGGCGCAGGCCGGCATTGAATTCTAG
- a CDS encoding MarC family protein has translation MGVTPHLKFLVALFVILNPIGIAPLFASMTEAMTPAERNRTALTTAAAVFVTCTLCALVGKTLLGFFGITVADLQIAGGLVVLLIGLGMVNAQPDRTKHTPAENEEGKGKDDPSVVPLAIPLTSGPGAMATAILATDDHSSFGEYAVVVATILVCSVLVLVIYRSCGRLQRLFGVTGMGILTRVMGLVVAAIAVQMIVTGLLHKLPLLPIAH, from the coding sequence ATGGGGGTGACCCCGCATCTGAAATTTCTCGTTGCCTTGTTTGTGATCCTCAACCCGATCGGCATCGCGCCGCTGTTCGCCTCGATGACCGAGGCGATGACGCCCGCCGAACGCAACCGTACGGCGCTGACGACCGCAGCGGCGGTGTTCGTGACCTGCACGCTGTGCGCCCTCGTCGGCAAGACCCTGCTCGGCTTCTTCGGGATCACCGTTGCCGATCTGCAGATTGCCGGCGGCCTCGTGGTCCTGCTCATCGGCCTTGGCATGGTCAATGCCCAGCCGGACCGAACCAAGCACACACCGGCGGAGAACGAGGAGGGGAAGGGCAAGGACGATCCATCGGTGGTTCCCCTCGCCATCCCGCTGACTTCAGGTCCGGGGGCGATGGCCACCGCCATCCTTGCTACCGATGATCACTCCAGCTTCGGCGAGTACGCGGTTGTCGTCGCCACCATCTTGGTGTGTAGCGTTCTGGTACTGGTGATCTACCGGAGCTGCGGGCGGCTGCAGCGGCTGTTCGGGGTCACGGGCATGGGCATTCTGACCCGGGTTATGGGTCTCGTCGTCGCTGCTATTGCGGTGCAGATGATCGTCACCGGGCTACTTCACAAACTGCCGCTACTGCCGATCGCCCATTGA
- a CDS encoding lipid-binding SYLF domain-containing protein produces MRHPFRIIGCLLLLFTAAACASGAPADIKAQALVDQSKATIELFKARPKDSTALFNAALRDAKGIMIFPDLFEAAVGVGGQGGSGVMVTRDANGTWGYPAFYRMSGGSLGIQLGAQSSDVMFLLMTDSAVRSVINNPAQFALGAQATFGELGGGKSSGTTLGGSDIIGFTRGSGIFVGGAFSGAYVSSQPNLDHAYYQNGGATPTSILIDHQVANPDADGLRRALVVQ; encoded by the coding sequence ATGCGTCATCCGTTCCGGATCATAGGCTGCCTGCTTCTCCTGTTCACCGCTGCGGCATGCGCGTCCGGCGCGCCGGCGGATATCAAGGCACAGGCGCTAGTCGATCAGTCGAAGGCAACGATCGAGCTGTTCAAGGCGCGCCCGAAGGATTCGACCGCGCTGTTCAATGCCGCACTGCGCGATGCCAAGGGCATCATGATCTTTCCTGACCTGTTCGAGGCCGCCGTCGGTGTCGGCGGCCAGGGCGGCTCGGGAGTCATGGTCACCCGCGATGCGAACGGGACGTGGGGCTATCCCGCCTTCTACCGGATGTCTGGCGGAAGCCTCGGCATCCAGCTCGGCGCGCAGTCAAGCGACGTGATGTTTCTGCTGATGACCGACAGTGCCGTCCGCTCGGTGATCAACAACCCGGCACAGTTCGCGCTCGGCGCCCAGGCGACCTTCGGCGAGCTCGGCGGCGGCAAGTCGAGCGGCACCACGCTGGGCGGCTCCGACATCATCGGCTTCACCCGCGGCTCGGGAATCTTCGTCGGTGGCGCGTTCTCGGGTGCGTACGTCAGCTCGCAGCCGAATCTCGACCATGCCTACTATCAAAATGGCGGGGCGACGCCGACGTCGATCCTCATCGACCACCAGGTCGCCAACCCGGACGCGGACGGCCTCAGGCGCGCGCTCGTGGTGCAGTAA
- a CDS encoding cobyric acid synthase has product MLQGTGSDVGKSLIVAGLARAFVRRGLRVRPFKPQNMSNNAAVTADGGEIGRAQALQARACGVAPATDMNPVLLKPQSLVGAQVIVQGRIFVNAAARDYHALKPSLMPRVLESFHRLAATCDLVLVEGAGSPAEVNLRAGDIANMGFAQVAGVPVVLVADIDRGGVIASLVGTWMVLDAAERTHLAGYIINKFRGDARLFDDGLAVIGAYTGLPSFGVVPWFEPARLLPAEDAVALEQRRTIDPPAECDRPIRICVPRLPRIANFDDLDPLIAEAGVIVDFVPSGRALPGDADVVILPGSKATIADLCAIRDEGWDIDLAAHQRRGGQIIGICGGYQMLGQRICHPDGIEGPPGEIDGLGLLDVETTLGGEKLLTEASGIELSSGLPVRGYEMHVGRTEGPARARAMLRLNSGEDGAVSADGFVAGCYLHGLFASDAYRAAFLAGLRRGRAPGLAYEAQVETILDALADHLAAHIDLDALLAAAHPITP; this is encoded by the coding sequence ATGCTGCAGGGCACCGGCTCGGATGTCGGCAAATCGCTGATCGTAGCCGGTCTCGCCCGCGCGTTTGTCCGTCGCGGGCTGCGCGTCCGGCCCTTCAAGCCGCAGAACATGTCGAACAATGCCGCGGTCACCGCCGACGGTGGCGAGATCGGCCGCGCTCAGGCGCTGCAGGCGCGGGCCTGCGGTGTGGCGCCCGCGACCGACATGAACCCGGTGCTGCTCAAGCCGCAATCCCTCGTCGGTGCCCAGGTGATCGTCCAGGGGCGAATTTTCGTCAACGCGGCGGCACGCGACTATCACGCGCTCAAGCCGTCCTTGATGCCGCGCGTGCTCGAAAGTTTTCATCGCCTCGCCGCCACGTGCGATCTGGTGCTCGTCGAAGGCGCGGGAAGCCCGGCCGAGGTCAACCTGCGCGCCGGCGATATCGCCAATATGGGATTTGCCCAGGTGGCGGGGGTGCCGGTCGTGCTCGTCGCCGACATCGACCGCGGCGGCGTCATCGCCTCGCTCGTCGGCACGTGGATGGTACTCGATGCCGCCGAGCGGACCCACCTCGCCGGCTACATCATCAACAAGTTCCGCGGCGATGCCCGGCTGTTCGACGACGGGCTGGCGGTCATCGGCGCGTACACGGGCCTGCCGTCGTTTGGCGTCGTGCCGTGGTTCGAGCCCGCCCGGCTGCTACCGGCGGAAGATGCGGTCGCGCTCGAACAGAGACGGACGATCGACCCGCCGGCGGAGTGTGACCGGCCGATCCGCATCTGCGTGCCACGCCTGCCGCGCATCGCCAATTTCGACGACCTCGATCCGCTGATCGCCGAGGCTGGCGTCATCGTCGATTTCGTTCCATCCGGCCGGGCGCTGCCGGGCGACGCCGACGTCGTCATCTTGCCCGGATCGAAGGCGACGATCGCCGATCTTTGCGCGATCCGCGATGAGGGCTGGGACATCGATCTTGCCGCGCACCAGCGTCGTGGCGGGCAGATCATCGGTATCTGCGGTGGCTATCAGATGCTCGGCCAGCGCATCTGCCATCCTGACGGCATCGAGGGGCCGCCGGGCGAGATCGACGGACTGGGCCTGCTTGACGTCGAAACCACACTTGGCGGCGAAAAGCTGCTGACAGAGGCGAGCGGGATCGAGCTTTCTTCCGGTTTACCGGTGCGCGGCTACGAGATGCATGTCGGCCGCACCGAGGGACCGGCACGGGCGCGGGCAATGTTGCGCCTCAACTCTGGTGAGGACGGTGCCGTCTCGGCAGACGGCTTCGTCGCCGGCTGCTACCTGCACGGTCTCTTCGCGTCCGATGCCTACCGCGCCGCCTTCCTTGCCGGACTGCGCCGCGGACGGGCGCCGGGGCTTGCCTACGAGGCGCAGGTCGAGACTATCCTCGATGCATTGGCCGATCATCTTGCCGCCCACATCGACCTTGACGCCCTGCTCGCCGCCGCCCACCCGATAACGCCGTGA
- a CDS encoding branched-chain amino acid ABC transporter permease: protein MFEMLGISPQALFGQLLIGLINGAFYAILSLGLSLIFGLLNIINFAHGAQYMLGAFVAWYLLAYVGIGYWPALIVTPLLVGLVGMATERLLLRRLSRLDPIYGLLLTFGLALVIEGVFRHVYGVSGQPYAPPASLSGGYRLEFMFLPKYRAWVVVVSLAVCLGTWLVIEKTKLGAYLRAATENPTLVQAFGVNVPVMVTATYGFGVALAGFAGVLAAPVYSVNPLMGSNLIIVVFAVVVIGGMGSILGSIITGFSLGLVEGLTKVFYPEASNTAVFIIMAVVLLLRPAGLFGKAA, encoded by the coding sequence ATGTTCGAGATGCTGGGCATTTCACCGCAGGCCCTGTTTGGCCAGCTCTTAATTGGGCTGATCAATGGCGCCTTCTATGCGATCCTCAGTCTCGGCCTTTCCTTGATTTTCGGGCTGCTCAACATCATCAATTTCGCTCACGGCGCCCAGTACATGCTGGGCGCGTTTGTCGCTTGGTATCTCTTGGCCTATGTCGGGATCGGCTACTGGCCGGCTCTGATCGTCACGCCGCTGCTCGTTGGTCTCGTCGGCATGGCGACGGAACGGCTCTTGCTGCGCCGGCTTAGCAGACTCGATCCGATCTACGGCCTGCTGCTGACCTTCGGTCTGGCTCTGGTCATCGAAGGCGTGTTCCGCCACGTCTACGGTGTCTCGGGTCAGCCGTACGCGCCGCCGGCGTCGCTCTCCGGCGGTTACCGGCTCGAGTTCATGTTCCTGCCGAAGTACCGGGCGTGGGTGGTCGTCGTCTCCCTTGCCGTCTGCCTCGGCACCTGGCTCGTGATCGAGAAAACCAAGCTCGGCGCCTACCTGCGCGCCGCCACCGAGAACCCGACGCTGGTCCAGGCCTTCGGCGTCAACGTACCGGTGATGGTGACCGCGACCTATGGTTTCGGCGTCGCGTTGGCGGGGTTCGCCGGCGTGCTCGCCGCGCCGGTCTATTCGGTCAATCCCCTCATGGGCTCGAACCTGATCATCGTCGTCTTTGCCGTCGTCGTCATCGGCGGCATGGGCTCGATCCTCGGATCGATCATCACCGGCTTTTCCCTTGGGTTGGTTGAAGGGCTGACAAAGGTGTTCTATCCGGAGGCGTCGAATACGGCAGTGTTCATCATCATGGCCGTCGTTCTGCTGCTGCGGCCGGCCGGGCTTTTTGGCAAGGCGGCCTGA
- a CDS encoding nuclear transport factor 2 family protein translates to MSLHKQAQAFFTALNAHDLDTVAEMIDPQAQIRTPIGSFTGGEAYREWMQMHFRALPDFTHEIRGFTAETGEVLGFELHATGTFTGPLDLPGGVAAPTGRRVDISAVDFWRIEDGLITDYHLYFDRLDFFTQLGLPPTP, encoded by the coding sequence ATGTCGCTCCACAAACAGGCTCAGGCGTTCTTCACCGCGCTCAACGCGCATGATCTCGATACCGTTGCCGAGATGATTGATCCTCAGGCACAGATCCGCACACCGATCGGCTCGTTCACCGGCGGTGAGGCGTACCGGGAATGGATGCAGATGCATTTCCGTGCCCTCCCTGATTTCACCCATGAAATCCGTGGGTTCACGGCGGAGACGGGAGAAGTGCTCGGCTTCGAGCTGCATGCCACCGGCACGTTCACCGGCCCGCTGGACTTGCCGGGTGGCGTGGCCGCTCCAACCGGACGGCGTGTCGATATTTCCGCCGTCGACTTCTGGCGGATCGAAGACGGCCTGATCACCGACTATCACCTGTACTTCGATCGTCTGGATTTCTTTACCCAGCTAGGCTTGCCGCCGACGCCGTAG